The proteins below come from a single Conger conger chromosome 10, fConCon1.1, whole genome shotgun sequence genomic window:
- the LOC133138913 gene encoding DNA-binding protein inhibitor ID-1-like, which produces MKVVGSTCALKTKVGSEDVVRCLSDQSLAISKCKILDEQMNVFLHDMNSCYSKLKELVPTLPPNKKASKMEILQHVIDYIWDLQVELDSPGMNRQQATGGSPLTRTPLTTLNAELASISVENGCSDDRILCR; this is translated from the exons ATGAAAGTTGTCGGATCTACCTGCGCATTGAAGACCAAGGTTGGCAGCGAGGACGTGGTGCGGTGTCTCTCCGACCAGAGCCTTGCTATTTCCAAGTGCAAAATCCTGGATGAGCAGATGAACGTCTTCCTACATGACATGAACAGTTGCTACAGCAAGTTGAAGGAACTCGTGCCCACTCTGCCACCCAACAAGAAAGCCAGTAAGATGGAGATTCTGCAGCACGTGATTGATTACATCTGGGACCTGCAGGTAGAACTGGACTCTCCGGGAATGAACCGGCAACAGGCCACCGGTGGCTCACCTCTCACCCGCACCCCTCTGACCACCCTCAACGCAGAGCTGGCGAGCATATCTGTCGAG AACGGATGCTCTGATGACAGAATCCTGTGTCGCTGA